One genomic region from Cardiocondyla obscurior isolate alpha-2009 linkage group LG01, Cobs3.1, whole genome shotgun sequence encodes:
- the Rs1 gene encoding probable ATP-dependent RNA helicase DDX27 isoform X1, producing the protein MEESNWDLFKLEEGQEDENDPYDEETSSDEEDNYQPQKRKKQKCKDFNIDFEFTDEDHNRDPFSDLNTLSDYIKRKPNTKLDDKIKKIRAERMQTGTENDLIKIEPETNQNDDNDSYSLSEDELKKDTIKTKIKKGKVKNSIEKKDEEKENEKEEEIVNFEEYTDPQTCTSFLHMNLSRPLMKAITSLNFVQPTHIQSATIPAALMGRDILGCAATGTGKTAAYMLPTLERLLFKPVGRATSRVLVLVPTRELGVQVYQVTKHLAQFIPHVEVGLSVGGLDVKVQESALRKNPDIVIATPGRLIDHLRNAPTFSLDRIEILILDEADRMLDEYFAEQMEYIMKQCSRERQTMLFSATMTDKVKDLAAVSLNNPVKIFVDSNQDVAFNLRQEFIRIRKEREGDREAILVSLVCRVFGDHVIIFVQTKKQAHRLHILLGLLGLKVGELHGNLTQPQRLENLRRFKDEEIDILLATDVAARGLDISGIKTVINFTMPATLEHYIHRVGRTARAGRGGVSISLAGEQERLLVKKVIKQAKNPVKNRIILPDIIEKYNKKLQSLESDVEKILQEEKSERELAKVENQANRIEKILKVENEEKRSWFQSKKERKKEKDKFRLTEKQRKSKKQEKESSNIIKKKTKVQNEPKKDTAEDRAKKELEKLVAYQARLAKKGNKLKKIRTIAEENHNSTKKRPLKKRKSVFTDDLTDTSKKSVKKMRYEANIKKRQNTFKTHQKSKFATKGKNKKKVF; encoded by the exons atggagGAGAGCAATTGGGATTTGTTTAAGCTCGAGGAAGGTCAAGAAGATGAAAATGATCCATACGATGAGGAGACTTCTTCAGATGAGGAAGATAAC TATCAACCACAGAAGCGCAAGAAACAAAAGTGTAAGGACTTCAATATTGACTTTGAGTTTACTGATGAAGATCATAATCGGGATCCTTTCAGTGACTTGAACACATTGAGTGATTATATTAAACGCAAACCAAACACAAAATtagacgataaaataaaaaaaattagggcAGAACGTATGCAG ACTGGAACAGAGAATgatcttattaaaattgaacCAGAAACAAATCAGAATGATGACAATGATTCATATTCTTTATCTGAAGATGAACTTAAGAaag ATACCATCAAAACCAAGATAAAGAAAGGCAAAGTGAAGAATtctatagaaaaaaaagatgaagaaaaagaaaatgaaaaagaggaagaaattgttaattttgaaGAATACACAGATCCACAGACATGTACATCATTCCTTCACATGAACTTATCTAGACCTTTAATGAAG gcTATAACATcattaaattttgtacaacCAACTCACATACAATCTGCTACCATTCCTGCAGCTTTAATGGGTCGTGATATTTTGGGTTGTGCAGCAACAGGCACAGGAAAAACTGCAGCTTATATGCTTCCTACTTTGGAAAGACTACTTTTCAAACCGGTTGGTCGTGCTACTTCGCGTGTTCTTGTACTGGTGCCCACTAGAGAGCTGGGAGTGCAAGTTTATCAAGTGACAAAACACTTAGCTCAATTTATACCACATGTAGAGGTCGGTTTGTCGGTTGGTGGATTAGATGTAAAAGTACag GAAAGTGCACTGAGAAAAAATCCAGATATTGTAATAGCAACGCCTGGAAGATTAATTGATCACTTAAGAAATGCTCCCACTTTTTCCTTAGACcgtattgaaattttaattttggacGAAGCAGAtag aatgtTAGATGAATACTTTGCTGAACAAATGGAATATATTATGAAACAATGCTCAAGAGAAAGACAAACTATGTTGTTCTCTGCTACTATGACCGACAAAGTCAAAGATTTAGCCGCAGTATCTCTTAATAATcctgttaaaatatttgtggATAGTAATCAAGATGTAGCTTTCAATTTACGTCAAGAGTTTATCCg TATAcgtaaagaaagagaaggagatcGTGAAGCAATCTTGGTTTCACTAGTTTGCCGAGTTTTTGGTGATcacgttataatttttgtacaaaCGAAAAAGCAAGCTCACagattacatattttattaggATTATTGGGTTTAAAA gTTGGTGAACTTCATGGTAATCTTACACAACCACAACGATTGGAAAATCTTCGAAGATTTAAAGACGAAGAAATTGACATCTTATTAGCGACTGATGTTGCTGCAAGAGGTTTAGATATAAGTGGTATAAAGACtgtgattaattttacaatgcCTGCTACTCTAGAACATTACATACACAG agTAGGAAGAACTGCAAGAGCAGGGCGTGGAGGTGTTTCTATATCATTAGCTGGAGAACAAGAACGTCTTTTagtaaaaaaagttattaagcAAGCAAAAAATCCagttaaaaatagaataattttaccTGACATAATAGAAAagtataataagaaattacaGTCCTTGGAATCAGATGTAGAAAAAATTctacaagaagaaaaaagtgaaagagaatTAGCTAAAGTAGAAAATCAAGCTAATCGCATTGAAAAAATACTTAAAGTTGAAAATGAGGAAAAGAGAAGTTGGTTCCaatctaaaaaagaaaggaagaaagaaaagg aTAAGTTTCGATTAACtgagaaacaaagaaaaagtaaaaagcaGGAAAAAGAATcttctaatataattaaaaaaaaaacaaaagtacaAAATGAACCTAAAAAGGATACAGCTGAAGATAGAGCTAAAAAAGAATTGGAAAAGTTAGTTGCCTATCAAGCGCGATTAgctaaaaaaggaaacaaactgaaaaaaattagaacaatTGCAGAAGAAAATCATAATTCTactaaaaaaa gaccattgaaaaaacgaaaatcaGTTTTCACCGACGATTTAACGGATACGAGTAAAAAGagtgttaaaaaaatgcgATACGA aGCAAACATTAAGAAAAGACAGAATACATTTAAAACACATcagaaaagtaaatttgcaACGAAAggaaagaataagaaaaaagtcTTTTAG
- the Rs1 gene encoding probable ATP-dependent RNA helicase DDX27 isoform X2: MQTGTENDLIKIEPETNQNDDNDSYSLSEDELKKDTIKTKIKKGKVKNSIEKKDEEKENEKEEEIVNFEEYTDPQTCTSFLHMNLSRPLMKAITSLNFVQPTHIQSATIPAALMGRDILGCAATGTGKTAAYMLPTLERLLFKPVGRATSRVLVLVPTRELGVQVYQVTKHLAQFIPHVEVGLSVGGLDVKVQESALRKNPDIVIATPGRLIDHLRNAPTFSLDRIEILILDEADRMLDEYFAEQMEYIMKQCSRERQTMLFSATMTDKVKDLAAVSLNNPVKIFVDSNQDVAFNLRQEFIRIRKEREGDREAILVSLVCRVFGDHVIIFVQTKKQAHRLHILLGLLGLKVGELHGNLTQPQRLENLRRFKDEEIDILLATDVAARGLDISGIKTVINFTMPATLEHYIHRVGRTARAGRGGVSISLAGEQERLLVKKVIKQAKNPVKNRIILPDIIEKYNKKLQSLESDVEKILQEEKSERELAKVENQANRIEKILKVENEEKRSWFQSKKERKKEKDKFRLTEKQRKSKKQEKESSNIIKKKTKVQNEPKKDTAEDRAKKELEKLVAYQARLAKKGNKLKKIRTIAEENHNSTKKRPLKKRKSVFTDDLTDTSKKSVKKMRYEANIKKRQNTFKTHQKSKFATKGKNKKKVF, from the exons ATGCAG ACTGGAACAGAGAATgatcttattaaaattgaacCAGAAACAAATCAGAATGATGACAATGATTCATATTCTTTATCTGAAGATGAACTTAAGAaag ATACCATCAAAACCAAGATAAAGAAAGGCAAAGTGAAGAATtctatagaaaaaaaagatgaagaaaaagaaaatgaaaaagaggaagaaattgttaattttgaaGAATACACAGATCCACAGACATGTACATCATTCCTTCACATGAACTTATCTAGACCTTTAATGAAG gcTATAACATcattaaattttgtacaacCAACTCACATACAATCTGCTACCATTCCTGCAGCTTTAATGGGTCGTGATATTTTGGGTTGTGCAGCAACAGGCACAGGAAAAACTGCAGCTTATATGCTTCCTACTTTGGAAAGACTACTTTTCAAACCGGTTGGTCGTGCTACTTCGCGTGTTCTTGTACTGGTGCCCACTAGAGAGCTGGGAGTGCAAGTTTATCAAGTGACAAAACACTTAGCTCAATTTATACCACATGTAGAGGTCGGTTTGTCGGTTGGTGGATTAGATGTAAAAGTACag GAAAGTGCACTGAGAAAAAATCCAGATATTGTAATAGCAACGCCTGGAAGATTAATTGATCACTTAAGAAATGCTCCCACTTTTTCCTTAGACcgtattgaaattttaattttggacGAAGCAGAtag aatgtTAGATGAATACTTTGCTGAACAAATGGAATATATTATGAAACAATGCTCAAGAGAAAGACAAACTATGTTGTTCTCTGCTACTATGACCGACAAAGTCAAAGATTTAGCCGCAGTATCTCTTAATAATcctgttaaaatatttgtggATAGTAATCAAGATGTAGCTTTCAATTTACGTCAAGAGTTTATCCg TATAcgtaaagaaagagaaggagatcGTGAAGCAATCTTGGTTTCACTAGTTTGCCGAGTTTTTGGTGATcacgttataatttttgtacaaaCGAAAAAGCAAGCTCACagattacatattttattaggATTATTGGGTTTAAAA gTTGGTGAACTTCATGGTAATCTTACACAACCACAACGATTGGAAAATCTTCGAAGATTTAAAGACGAAGAAATTGACATCTTATTAGCGACTGATGTTGCTGCAAGAGGTTTAGATATAAGTGGTATAAAGACtgtgattaattttacaatgcCTGCTACTCTAGAACATTACATACACAG agTAGGAAGAACTGCAAGAGCAGGGCGTGGAGGTGTTTCTATATCATTAGCTGGAGAACAAGAACGTCTTTTagtaaaaaaagttattaagcAAGCAAAAAATCCagttaaaaatagaataattttaccTGACATAATAGAAAagtataataagaaattacaGTCCTTGGAATCAGATGTAGAAAAAATTctacaagaagaaaaaagtgaaagagaatTAGCTAAAGTAGAAAATCAAGCTAATCGCATTGAAAAAATACTTAAAGTTGAAAATGAGGAAAAGAGAAGTTGGTTCCaatctaaaaaagaaaggaagaaagaaaagg aTAAGTTTCGATTAACtgagaaacaaagaaaaagtaaaaagcaGGAAAAAGAATcttctaatataattaaaaaaaaaacaaaagtacaAAATGAACCTAAAAAGGATACAGCTGAAGATAGAGCTAAAAAAGAATTGGAAAAGTTAGTTGCCTATCAAGCGCGATTAgctaaaaaaggaaacaaactgaaaaaaattagaacaatTGCAGAAGAAAATCATAATTCTactaaaaaaa gaccattgaaaaaacgaaaatcaGTTTTCACCGACGATTTAACGGATACGAGTAAAAAGagtgttaaaaaaatgcgATACGA aGCAAACATTAAGAAAAGACAGAATACATTTAAAACACATcagaaaagtaaatttgcaACGAAAggaaagaataagaaaaaagtcTTTTAG
- the Afti gene encoding aftiphilin isoform X1 codes for MAFPPLVSSTPPPLDNFGESDEDEFGDFTTGGIDGLSVSSESPQKLITPIQTPIASQNISPRTNGINESSVLGNCSKLIEASKCGVKDDLLVVEKEENNVSHIRLKDSSNVMENNFEESSITEHSVLDSLRNDESHNVETSNSIDHICNQNVLAKENFVDTDVISSNNSSLADSLKTVSEQEGSSNDLEVNDDVEPVSLDLEDPTSTPDILQPLDDEFYNYEQFKNSTEWNDSICNKKMDVTVTVLQTDYLSDEPNSVDTECIGRNEIGENHTPYGENETCINDTNDKSAFIHNDRTISNFVTSQEFIVDGTNVFRQSDCGFNMQPKYIEMYDVISNTGMSNEKSSKTVNDSFDFDFNFDDNAVREESNLDHTSIRNEDIHLCNSSKKGDANTFLKSASNFCDIADVKNTIQSKESDYVAVKTKNQTIQKVDVNGVNEEISAYEKSKSINKEIREQYIPENGFDAHDVDNSDFTEFMEHRDFDDISELTNNYNSISSNNTYETVQTRDLHTSSHDESCIQKFSPIKETSLPSTNTSLDCLKDKVNITGTTDEGCATYENKNSVVYFKDGEFYDFHLRTKESATTEEQEDNCLEFESVDDEDFGDFTNFSSMTVEWKSDDTKELKVPEDDDDFGDFSNFETSMDVVETQQFSLKDSICRIENKNAANKIEDIITNMFPTASEHHNIELKALIDKTDKVWQNVKSVEETNALTYQWANSSSNNVLLKALGIDSRNILFGPRWNPNIPRFAANLGFTPLEPVKATAELQLSATNTCKIQGTVCSDEVPAAQFDWNSSGLVNPLDASGGGLSALLPLDLLCPFDPLLTPHCSTHSESYHQSSCSTNSVYYYPSETVQEPSHQSVKPQNFDFINSSLKQQKLCQTSKIIEPLPGPCTVEWKKRTEQEFGIKQKSNSSHRMSKNVPPTNNKSFPISNTSRVHEYHRKMSTGKKENIQDAEHVVVDRYGRPITVQTETIKVLNQLPDLSFLSARTLLFNREQRQIVPDLGAMINRKMPG; via the exons ATGGCCTTCCCACCTTTAGTCAGTTCCACACCACCACCTTTAGATAACTTTGGAGAGTCAGATGAGGATGAATTTGGAGACTTTACAACTGGTGGAATAGATG GTCTATCTGTTTCATCAGAATCTCCACAAAAACTTATTACACCAATTCAAACACCTATAGCATCACAGAATATATCTCCTAGAACTAATGGTATTAATGAGTCATCAGTATTGGGTAATTGTTCTAAGTTAATTGAAGCATCAAAGTGTGGTGTTAAGGACGATCTGTTGGTTGTTGAGAAGGAAGAGAATAATGTGAGCCACATAAGATTGAAGGATAGTAGTAACgtaatggaaaataattttgaagaatCTAGTATAACAGAACACAGTGTATTAGATTCACTTAGGAATGATGAATCGCATAATGTTGAAACTAGTAATAGCATTGATCACATTTGTAATCAGAATGTTTTAGCTAAAGAGAATTTTGTTGATACAGATGTAATTAGTAGCAACAATAGTAGTTTAGCTGATAGCCTAAAGACAGTCAGTGAACAGGAAGGATCATCAAATGATTTGGAAGTGAATGATGACGTCGAACCTGTAAGTTTGGATTTGGAGGATCCTACAAGTACGCCAGACATTTTACAACCGCTGGATGAtgagttttataattatgaacAGTTCAAGAATTCTACCGAGTGGAACGACAgtatttgcaataaaaaaatggatGTAACTGTAACAGTTTTGCAAACGGATTATTTGTCGGATGAGCCTAATTCTGTGGACACAGAATGCATTGGAAGGAATGAAATTGGAGAAAATCATACGCCATATGGCGAAAATGAAACCTGTATCAATGATACTAATGATAAATCTGCCTTCATTCACAATGATAGAACAATTTCCAATTTTGTTACCTCGCAAGAATTTATCGTGGACGGTACCAATGTTTTTAGACAATCTGATTGTGGGTTTAATATGCAACCGAAATATATAGAAATGTACGATGTAATATCTAACACGGGCATGAGCAATGAGAAGTCAAGTAAAACTGTAAACGATTCTTTCGATTTTGATTTCAATTTTGATGATAATGCTGTGAGAGAGGAATCAAATCTAGATCATACATCCATACGTAATGAAGACATCCATCTTTGTAACTCTAGTAAAAAAGGCGACGCGAATACTTTTCTTAAGAGTGCTTCTAATTTCTGCGATATAGCCGATGTAAAAAATACTATACAATCAAAAGAAAGCGATTATGTAGccgtaaaaacaaaaaatcaaacTATTCAAAAAGTAGACGTGAACGGAGTAAATGAGGAAATTTCTGCTTATGAGAAAAGCAAATcgattaataaagaaatacgtGAACAGTACATTCCGGAAAATGGTTTTGACGCACATGACGTGGATAACTCCGACTTTACAGAATTTATGGAGCATAGAGATTTTGACGATATATCGGAGTTgacaaataattacaattcgATATCCAGTAATAATACATACGAGACAGTACAAACACGTGATTTACATACATCTTCACATGATGAATCTTGTATACAAAAGTTTTCACCAATTAAAGAAACTTCACTGCCATCTACTAATACATCCCTTGACTGTTTAAAGGATAAAGTTAATATTACCGGTACTACGGACGAAGGATGTGCcacatatgaaaataaaaattctgtagtatattttaaagatgGTGAGTTTTATGATTTTCATTTACGAACAAAAGAGTCGGCAACAACCGAAGAACAAGAAGACAATTGTCTAGAATTCGAGAGTGTGGACGACGAAGATTTTGGtgattttactaatttttcgAGTATGACGGTAGAATGGAAATCTGATGATACTAAAGAATTAAAGGTACCTgaggacgacgacgatttCGGAGACTTTAGTAATTTCGAAACATCAATGGATGTAGTAGAAACACAGCAGTTTAGTTTAAAAGATTCTATATGTCgaatagaaaataagaat gctgcaaataaaatagaagATATAATAACAAACATGTTTCCCACGGCTTCTGAACATCATAATATTGAGCTAAAAGCCTTAATAGATAAAACGGATAAAGTTTggcaaaatgtaaaaagcgTGGAAGAAACCAATGCCCTTACTTACCAATGGGCGAATAGTAGTAGTAACAATGTTCTTTTAAAAGCTCTTGGCATTGATTCTCGAAATATT CTATTTGGACCAAGATGGAATCCAAATATACCAAGATTTGCTGCAAATCTCGGCTTTACTCCGTTAGAGCCAGTTAAAGCTACTGCTGAGCTTCAGCTTTCTGCAACTAATACCTGCAAGATACAAGGCACAGTTTGTTCAGAt GAAGTACCTGCCGCCCAATTTGATTGGAATAGTTCTGGGCTTGTAAATCCTCTAGATGCTA GTGGTGGTGGGTTATCCGCTCTTCTGCCTCTGGATTTATTGTGTCCATTTGACCCTTTACTAACACCTCATTGCTCCACACATTCCGAATCCTATCATCAGTCATCTTGCTCGACGAACTCCGTTTATTATT ACCCATCAGAAACAGTGCAAGAACCAAGCCATCAATCTGTGAAACCTcaaaatttcgattttattaacagTTCATTAAAACAACAAAAATTATGTCAGACATCGAAAATAATAGAACCATTACCAGGACCTTGCACAGTGGAATGGAAAAAAAGGACCGAACAAGAATTTGGAATTAAGCAAAAAAGTAATTCATCACATCGAATGTCGAAAAATGTCCCTCCGAccaataataaatcatttccAATAAGTAATACATCCAGAGTACATGAATATCACAGAAAGATGTCGACaggtaagaaagaaaatatacaaGATGCAGAGCATGTAGTCGTGGATCGATATGGGCGACCGATAACCGTGCAAACCGAGACTATAAAAGTTTTGAATCAATTACCAGATTTGTCGTTTTTGAGCGCGAGAACTTTGTTGTTTAATCGCGAGCAAAGGCAAATTGTACCGGATTTGGGCGCTATGATAAATCGGAAGATGCCCGGCTGA
- the Afti gene encoding aftiphilin isoform X2 produces the protein MAFPPLVSSTPPPLDNFGESDEDEFGDFTTGGIDGLSVSSESPQKLITPIQTPIASQNISPRTNGINESSVLGNCSKLIEASKCGVKDDLLVVEKEENNVSHIRLKDSSNVMENNFEESSITEHSVLDSLRNDESHNVETSNSIDHICNQNVLAKENFVDTDVISSNNSSLADSLKTVSEQEGSSNDLEVNDDVEPVSLDLEDPTSTPDILQPLDDEFYNYEQFKNSTEWNDSICNKKMDVTVTVLQTDYLSDEPNSVDTECIGRNEIGENHTPYGENETCINDTNDKSAFIHNDRTISNFVTSQEFIVDGTNVFRQSDCGFNMQPKYIEMYDVISNTGMSNEKSSKTVNDSFDFDFNFDDNAVREESNLDHTSIRNEDIHLCNSSKKGDANTFLKSASNFCDIADVKNTIQSKESDYVAVKTKNQTIQKVDVNGVNEEISAYEKSKSINKEIREQYIPENGFDAHDVDNSDFTEFMEHRDFDDISELTNNYNSISSNNTYETVQTRDLHTSSHDESCIQKFSPIKETSLPSTNTSLDCLKDKVNITGTTDEGCATYENKNSVVYFKDGEFYDFHLRTKESATTEEQEDNCLEFESVDDEDFGDFTNFSSMTVEWKSDDTKELKVPEDDDDFGDFSNFETSMDVVETQQFSLKDSICRIENKNAANKIEDIITNMFPTASEHHNIELKALIDKTDKVWQNVKSVEETNALTYQWANSSSNNVLLKALGIDSRNILFGPRWNPNIPRFAANLGFTPLEPVKATAELQLSATNTCKIQGTVCSDEVPAAQFDWNSSGLVNPLDANPSETVQEPSHQSVKPQNFDFINSSLKQQKLCQTSKIIEPLPGPCTVEWKKRTEQEFGIKQKSNSSHRMSKNVPPTNNKSFPISNTSRVHEYHRKMSTGKKENIQDAEHVVVDRYGRPITVQTETIKVLNQLPDLSFLSARTLLFNREQRQIVPDLGAMINRKMPG, from the exons ATGGCCTTCCCACCTTTAGTCAGTTCCACACCACCACCTTTAGATAACTTTGGAGAGTCAGATGAGGATGAATTTGGAGACTTTACAACTGGTGGAATAGATG GTCTATCTGTTTCATCAGAATCTCCACAAAAACTTATTACACCAATTCAAACACCTATAGCATCACAGAATATATCTCCTAGAACTAATGGTATTAATGAGTCATCAGTATTGGGTAATTGTTCTAAGTTAATTGAAGCATCAAAGTGTGGTGTTAAGGACGATCTGTTGGTTGTTGAGAAGGAAGAGAATAATGTGAGCCACATAAGATTGAAGGATAGTAGTAACgtaatggaaaataattttgaagaatCTAGTATAACAGAACACAGTGTATTAGATTCACTTAGGAATGATGAATCGCATAATGTTGAAACTAGTAATAGCATTGATCACATTTGTAATCAGAATGTTTTAGCTAAAGAGAATTTTGTTGATACAGATGTAATTAGTAGCAACAATAGTAGTTTAGCTGATAGCCTAAAGACAGTCAGTGAACAGGAAGGATCATCAAATGATTTGGAAGTGAATGATGACGTCGAACCTGTAAGTTTGGATTTGGAGGATCCTACAAGTACGCCAGACATTTTACAACCGCTGGATGAtgagttttataattatgaacAGTTCAAGAATTCTACCGAGTGGAACGACAgtatttgcaataaaaaaatggatGTAACTGTAACAGTTTTGCAAACGGATTATTTGTCGGATGAGCCTAATTCTGTGGACACAGAATGCATTGGAAGGAATGAAATTGGAGAAAATCATACGCCATATGGCGAAAATGAAACCTGTATCAATGATACTAATGATAAATCTGCCTTCATTCACAATGATAGAACAATTTCCAATTTTGTTACCTCGCAAGAATTTATCGTGGACGGTACCAATGTTTTTAGACAATCTGATTGTGGGTTTAATATGCAACCGAAATATATAGAAATGTACGATGTAATATCTAACACGGGCATGAGCAATGAGAAGTCAAGTAAAACTGTAAACGATTCTTTCGATTTTGATTTCAATTTTGATGATAATGCTGTGAGAGAGGAATCAAATCTAGATCATACATCCATACGTAATGAAGACATCCATCTTTGTAACTCTAGTAAAAAAGGCGACGCGAATACTTTTCTTAAGAGTGCTTCTAATTTCTGCGATATAGCCGATGTAAAAAATACTATACAATCAAAAGAAAGCGATTATGTAGccgtaaaaacaaaaaatcaaacTATTCAAAAAGTAGACGTGAACGGAGTAAATGAGGAAATTTCTGCTTATGAGAAAAGCAAATcgattaataaagaaatacgtGAACAGTACATTCCGGAAAATGGTTTTGACGCACATGACGTGGATAACTCCGACTTTACAGAATTTATGGAGCATAGAGATTTTGACGATATATCGGAGTTgacaaataattacaattcgATATCCAGTAATAATACATACGAGACAGTACAAACACGTGATTTACATACATCTTCACATGATGAATCTTGTATACAAAAGTTTTCACCAATTAAAGAAACTTCACTGCCATCTACTAATACATCCCTTGACTGTTTAAAGGATAAAGTTAATATTACCGGTACTACGGACGAAGGATGTGCcacatatgaaaataaaaattctgtagtatattttaaagatgGTGAGTTTTATGATTTTCATTTACGAACAAAAGAGTCGGCAACAACCGAAGAACAAGAAGACAATTGTCTAGAATTCGAGAGTGTGGACGACGAAGATTTTGGtgattttactaatttttcgAGTATGACGGTAGAATGGAAATCTGATGATACTAAAGAATTAAAGGTACCTgaggacgacgacgatttCGGAGACTTTAGTAATTTCGAAACATCAATGGATGTAGTAGAAACACAGCAGTTTAGTTTAAAAGATTCTATATGTCgaatagaaaataagaat gctgcaaataaaatagaagATATAATAACAAACATGTTTCCCACGGCTTCTGAACATCATAATATTGAGCTAAAAGCCTTAATAGATAAAACGGATAAAGTTTggcaaaatgtaaaaagcgTGGAAGAAACCAATGCCCTTACTTACCAATGGGCGAATAGTAGTAGTAACAATGTTCTTTTAAAAGCTCTTGGCATTGATTCTCGAAATATT CTATTTGGACCAAGATGGAATCCAAATATACCAAGATTTGCTGCAAATCTCGGCTTTACTCCGTTAGAGCCAGTTAAAGCTACTGCTGAGCTTCAGCTTTCTGCAACTAATACCTGCAAGATACAAGGCACAGTTTGTTCAGAt GAAGTACCTGCCGCCCAATTTGATTGGAATAGTTCTGGGCTTGTAAATCCTCTAGATGCTA ACCCATCAGAAACAGTGCAAGAACCAAGCCATCAATCTGTGAAACCTcaaaatttcgattttattaacagTTCATTAAAACAACAAAAATTATGTCAGACATCGAAAATAATAGAACCATTACCAGGACCTTGCACAGTGGAATGGAAAAAAAGGACCGAACAAGAATTTGGAATTAAGCAAAAAAGTAATTCATCACATCGAATGTCGAAAAATGTCCCTCCGAccaataataaatcatttccAATAAGTAATACATCCAGAGTACATGAATATCACAGAAAGATGTCGACaggtaagaaagaaaatatacaaGATGCAGAGCATGTAGTCGTGGATCGATATGGGCGACCGATAACCGTGCAAACCGAGACTATAAAAGTTTTGAATCAATTACCAGATTTGTCGTTTTTGAGCGCGAGAACTTTGTTGTTTAATCGCGAGCAAAGGCAAATTGTACCGGATTTGGGCGCTATGATAAATCGGAAGATGCCCGGCTGA
- the LOC139103118 gene encoding DNA repair protein XRCC4: protein MINVSVSKLFNQVDQSEFVLYAEWEDTGFKIIVLRPYTLPLNGEMGRENANYFLQDESESFEKYLEKTKHAFSGKNADIQFFLKDDTFTWKQQNILIRGEITVHPLSNILILSNTLKQSLELYQQCQECALNLKNENEHLIKVNTKLIGDIEEITNIKTTMEKDLYMKFISLLNAKKKKIRELQQALDNTRKTKTMFDKTTDEESESERSDVESRKKLCTKSPETKIYKSNEQETSSKNIRKNLKRFSSSEDTSPEPSTSKNNILQNIDTVSAMKTKQIYSSPSEESEEDMFA from the exons ATGATTAACGTGAGCGTGAGTAAGCTCTTCAATCAGGTGGATCAGAGCGAGTTTGTTCTGTACGCAGAATGGGAAGATACaggttttaaaataatagtacTGAGACCTTATACATTACCATTAAATGGCGAG ATGGGCAGAGAGAATGCAAACTATTTTTTACAAGACGAAAGTgaatcttttgaaaaatatctggagaaaacaaaacaTGCATTTTCTGGTAAAAATGCCGATATACAATTCTTTTTGAAAGATGATACATTCACATGGAAACAACAAAACATTCTTATTCGTGGAGAAATTACAGTCCACCCACTTTCAAACATATTAATACTTTCTAATACTTTAAAGCAGTCATTGGAGCTGTATCAACAATGTCAAGAATGTGCATTGAACCTGAAGAATGAAAATGAACATCTGATTAAAGTCAACACAAAGTTGATTGGAGATATAGAAGAGATAACAAATATAAAGACCACCATGGAAAAGGATCtttatatgaaatttatttcacttttaaatgcaaagaaaaaaaagattagagaACTTCAACAAGCTTTAGATAACActcgaaaaacaaaaacaatgTTTGATAAAACTACTGATGAGGAAAGTGAATCTGAAAGATCAGATGTAGAAAGCAGAAAAAAACTTTGTACTAAAtcacctgaaacaaaaatatacaaaagtaATGAACAAGAAACTTCATCAAAGAACATAAGAAAGAACCTTAAAAGGTTCTCTTCTAGTGAAGATACAAGTCCTGAACCCTcaacaagtaaaaataatatattacagaaTATAGATACAGTTAGTGCAATGAAAACCAAACAAATTTATAGTAGTCCTTCAGAAGAGTCAGAAGAGGATATgtttgcttaa